The window TTCCTTTCATCAGGCCTCTACACTCTCCCAGCCCCCATGCCGTGGGTGCCCCGTGGCTCCTTTTGTGACACCAGCCCCCAGCCATGCCCTGGGATGTCAAGCGACAGGGTGGTGGCCTTGACAGGCCATCCCAGTCTCGGGCCCAGAAGCAATGCAAAAAATCATCCTTTGCTTTCTACCAGGCAGTGAGGGACTTATTGCCTGTGTGGTTCCTGGAGGACATGCGGGCCACTGAAGCCTTCCATTGGGAGGAAGGTGGACGAGCCAGCACCTACTCACCCTCCGAGGCCCTGCTGTACGCCCTGGTACATGACCACCAACCCTATGCCCACTACCTATTGGCCAAGTTCCCCCGTGGGGCGTTGGCCGTACCTAGCCGCAATTTCAGTTGCTGTCAGTCTTCGTCACCACACCTGGCCTTGGCTGTCCGATACAACCGCGTACACATCCTACGTGGCATCTTACGGACCATCCGTGACTTCCCGGATGAGGAACGTGCCCACTACCTGGACCGCCGGGGCTGTAGCCGTGTGGAAGAAGGCAAGACCTCTCTGCATGTTGCCTGTGAGCTGGCCCGACCTGAGTGCCTCTTTTTACTGCTGGGCCATGGTGCTTCCCCCGGGCTGTGCGATGGTGCTGGCAATACTCCCTTGGACCTGCTGCTCCGGCGGGTCGGGCAGGatgccacagccacagccacagctcCCACAGCTGGTGACCCCCTGGCCCTGCTCGACTTGCTCTTCCTCTACATGCCCCCGGGTTCCGCATCTCCCATGCAGAGGGAGCTGCTGGGTGACCGGGTCCGCTGGCAACGCCTTCTCGGGGAGGACAAGTTCCAGTGGCTCGCTGGCCTGGCGCCCCCATCCCTCTTTGCCCGGGCCATGCAGGCCCTCGTGAGGTCCATCTCACCCCAGCGCTTCCCTGAAGCCCTGGATGAACTGCCTCTCCCACCATTCCTCCAACCCTTGGACTTAAAGTTGAAAAGTTAGGGGCTAGAGTGGACAGATGCCCATCATCGTAGCTGCTACCGGAGTGTTGCAATGGACTTCTGTGTGTATGAGTCTGAgtgagtgtgtgcgtgtgtgtgtgtacatgtgcgtGTGCATGAGTGCACGCCCACGTGTTGGGTGCATGTGTGCAATGGGAATGCATGTGACAACCTTCTGCTGGAGGCAGGTACTAAGCACTTGTTTTATGAAAACTATTTTTCAGAGTTGTCTCtagcactttacatacatatggagatctatatctacatctataatGCActctatattttgtttaaaaaaaccaaacaaacagctGACAAGTCATCACTGGGGCTTTAGTGGGGATTCACACCAGCGGTTAGGGGACTGAAATGTAGCTGAGGCTATAAGTCTGCTGCTGTAGGAGGGAGCCAATAAACACTGGGAGTCTATGTCATCCTTGGTGCCTGTTTTCTGAAGGtttttcctggtcctgctcatcgggagaaaaagggaggagaggggcagggggaaggaagagggaggtggGTGGCTgaggcagggggaagggaagaaagggatggggaaagggttGGTAGAAAGAGGGAgcctgggagggaggaagattcaGGCTTAAAAGAACCACTAATCTGAGTCATGGAGGGGACTGTGTGGGAGTTCATCAAGAGCCTTGTGGGCACCACCCAGGCCCTGCTCTCTGAATCACTGGTTTTACCGGTTGTATGTCCATTTCATTCTTCCCGCCTACCTCCCACCTCTGTCTAGACACCCATTCTGGACATAAGCAAGATTCAGCAGAAGGAGgcctgagtctggagtcaggagactgacTTTCTAGCACTTCCTTTGTCACCTTGAGAAaagtccctttctttccctttctgggaCTCGGCTTTAtaagctataaaatgaagggtttgaattatatcattttaaggctccttccagctctgacactcatGTTCTGTGTTTGATGATAACCAAAAGGTCTTCACTGAGCCCATCCCTCCTGCAGCATATGCCCATCCTATTCCTGAGTCCTCTGTGAGGTAAACAGAAGAAAGAAGTCTTAGGTCCCTATCTGAAAGTTCCCAGACTGGCAGGGGAAGAAAATATTCAGACCCAGGAAAAGGTAATCAGCAGTCCCAGGCTCTGTGTGCTCAGTGCCAAGTCCAGAGTGCTGTGGGAGTTCAGAGAATAGGGAACTACCTTGCCCAAGCAAGTCTTATTGGAAGAGAGGGACCTTGATCCTCTGAGCATTTAAAGCTAAACAGGATTCCGGAAGGCAGGCGTCCTGGTTAAAGAAACAGAGTAGAACACATGGGGAAGTGGAAGAGGAACAAGGTATATTGGGGATACAAACTACACACTTAGCTAGAGAGGAGGATGTGAGAATGAAtgaattcggggcagctaggtggagcagtggatagagcacccaccctggattcaggaggacctgagttcaaatccagcctcagacacttgacacttactagctgtgtgaccctgggcaagtcacttaaccccaattgcctcacacacacacacaaatgaatgaatgaatgaatgaatgataaaacatttattagggcCATAAGATATGCCAAACACTGATGGAAATGAAGACAATCCCTCCCCTCAAAGAACTTCCATACTAACAGAGGAAGACAACACCATGGAGTAGTAGCCAGGATGAAAGGGggattttgttttgaaaagtagatttaagattcaaacccaggtattctgaATTGAAATATAggatttttccattacattccaCTACCCTTTCAGAGACCCTGGTCTGCTTTTATGGTGCCTCAGTTCTTTGTGTCCTAGCACCAAGAAAACTGACAAGCTGGTCGATATATACAGTCAATGATCCACTCAGTTATCCAGGGGAAGTATCTTCCAATGTGTGGGTCATTGAGGCCCCTCATTCTCCTTccatccactttctttttttttcttttttttttgtggggcaatgggggttcagtgacttgcccaggttcacacagctagtaagtgtcaagtgtctgaggccgaatttgaactcaggtcctcctgaatccagggccagtgctttatccactgtgccacctagctgccccttccatccACTTTCAAGGCATGGAAATGGGACACAAGATGAACTCTCACCCTTCCTAGGGCTTTTAGAGTACCTGGTATACTCCTCTCACCCCGTATATGATCTGGTTTTCCCAACCAATTTTATTTGATAAATGATGTTAAACACCTACTGCATGTACAGTATGGGATACAAATTTGAAAACAGTCTGCATACTCAAGAAGCTTATTTAAAATCTAGCAGTGGGGAAGACCTTTCTAAAAGGGAAACAGCGTAGGATGGTAAGAAAAACACTGTATTTGGAATCTAGAGCCCCGGATTTCAACTCTGACACCTCACCTCTTTGACCTCGTCTGGGGGGAGGGCTGTTGGATCAAATCATCTCTAAGAACCTTCCAACGTTAACATTCTGCGTTCTAGGATTctcaagttccttccagctcaagtTCCATAAGTAAGAAAATGCCCTGTAGAGGTAAGGGATTAATAAACCTCATTCTAGCTGAAGGGATCAGGGGAGATTAGGAGGAGAATATATTGTCCCTGGTCTGGGTTTTGAAGATttcaagaggtggaggtgagagtATGTTTTAGGGATGAAAGGTGGGTTTGGGGCATGGGTACACAAAAATGTTAAAGCTGAACAAGCTCAGGGACCAGCTAAAATGTCCAGTTTAGTTGGTAAGTAAAACACATGAAGAAATAATAGAGTGAAGTACTTAGAAGTGTAGATTGGAGCCACAATATAAAGGACCTTGGATgccagactattttttttttgcaggcaattggggttaagtgacttgcccagggtcacacagctagtaagtgtcaagtgtctgaggccggatttgaactcaggtcctcctgaatccagggcttgtgctttaaccactgtgcaatCTAGTGCAGCTGCTCTGAGAAAATCCCTAGTAAAGATGAAAAAGGGCTTCAGACAaagaaatgatttgttcaaaTCAAAGGGAAATACCATTAAGCTCCTCTAGCTAGAAGATCTCAGGTACTCTGATAGAGGGCACACCAGGGAGAGCGGATTGACTCGATAATTGGGtccttttcacctcttcatattttATAATGTTTATGTCCCTTCCAGGTCTGCCAATCCATATGCCAtgctccaaggtctcttccagctctaatatgcTCACGTTCTAATTTCATAAGGTGAATTAGACAGATGGCACATTCGACAGATGCTCTGGTATAAACCAGACAAGACCACAAGGAAGACAAGGCACGCCGTTCATGGTAACCATACGGAGGAGGTGGTAGGGGTAAGAGGGGAATTGGAATACCAAGTTTAACAATGTTTTTGAAACTgtcagagcactggccctggagtcaggaggacctgagttcaaatctagcctcagacacttaacacttactagctgtgtgaccctgggcaagtcacttaaccccaactgcctcaccaaaaaagaaagaaagaaagaaagaaaccatcaggCAAAGACAGAAGTCTTGAACCTCATCTGGGGGAAAAGGATACCAGGGATCTGCTCCTCACACTCACCTAGTCTCTGAGTCTCTGCTTTTATAAGATTGTTGGCCAGGGTCCGGGTTCAGTCTCTGGTTGGGGGTCAtggctgtaatgattggaatgacgccacctactggagacttgctgtgggaaagctccaccatgaggaaaatgcctcagaggcattgtggcttttccttggcgtcaggaaatgacgtttgctcatgggtgctgtctatcaaggctaccagccaatcaacttgaggagccttctatggtctgggaggagacaggaaggaggaaagggagcctgcgcagagagcgctggccttttggcttccggacttgatggtggtggcggcagaggacttcacaggaaatttgaggaaagataggaatgccaggctgttagaattctgttctcaatctttttctttctattttccaataaacccttaaaaacctaaactcgttttatcagtgatttttagtcagtttcccccaaactgggggaacagattagaaaccacatttagaatcttaaattacacatggcTCAGAGTGTGATGAGGGTCAGGAGATCATGACCAAGATCATGATCAGTCTGGAGCTGAATGAGTCTGTGGCCAGAATTAGGGTACCACCTGTGATTAGGTCAAGGATATTGATCATATGTATATGATTAGGGGCAAAAAAAGCAGTCTGTGCCTGGGGGTCAGGGATCAGTCTGGCTACTCAGAAGAATCCTATGGGAAGAATCTGAAGCAGATTATTTCACTTTCTAAGACATTACTCTCTTCTGGGGCCTTGCTAACTTGAAACAACTTAAGATCACGTTCCTCCCATACTTGACAGCCATCCTTTCCCCCCACGTTTAAACCAAACCTAATTATCTACGACAAAAGGTTGCCACATCAGTCTGCAAAGGGTAAGGCATTCAAGAGGGAGGCTGAGGCTCTAAGGAGCTGGGAAGAACTGGGTAGCCCCCTACATACACTGGTCATCTCAACTTTTGGAGTGCCCCAACTTTACTTCTAGGTTCCTAAGCCAAACCCTCTccccctcattattttttttttggttgtttttttagtgaggcaattgggattaagtgacttgcccagggtcacacagctagtaagtattaagtgtctgaggccagatttgaactcaggtactcctgattccagggccagtgctctatccactgcgccacctagctgccccatctcccccTCATTATTACCCCCATCTAAATCAGGGTCCCAGGATTTGTTTTGTTGAGCCTTAGGTTGACCTCACTCTCCCAGGGCTGGAGGTAGGGATGGGGAGAATGTCCCTCAGTATCCTCAAGGATAGAGTGTGACTTAGCTTCCATTTGGCCCAGCCTGGTAATCAATACTTCCCCCTTGAGCAGCTGGGCACATTTTCTCAATGGAACGTGAGCCAGGAAACCTTTGGATGTAGCCTAGCCCCAAGTGGCACTACCATGCCAGGCCAGCTGTAGGCTGGGTGGCCTAGGAAAAGAAGGGCAAGGATGATGACTAAGGGTTACCACTTCAAGTTGAGTCAGGAAGGAGGAAGACAAAGTGTCCAAGTCTTCATCATCTACATACCCTCTTGTCCTACCCAAAGCCTACACATCTGTAACCTGGCAGGAATGCAATGCAGGCAGCCAGCCCAAGGGTACcacccatctccttttcctcagTTAAGGCAGACCTGTGCTTTTGGCCCTACCCAGCTCTCTCCTGCCTCCTGCAGGATCCTGGCAATGGATTTAAACAGGGACATAAGCCGATCAATCTCTCTTGGATGGCTTCTTCTCTACCCTTTGCCTATCCAAAGCCCGCTCATCTTTGACGGTTATCTAGGGTGGAACAAGATAGACCTGGTGTCAGTAGGAGCTGAGTTGAAAATATAGCCTCAAATActttaatagctgtatgatcttgggtaagtcttttaacttctctcaactttagtttccttatcagtaaaatgtggataatacctacttcctagggttgttttgaagatcaaatgaaataatattagtaaagtgctttgcaaaccttaaagtgctatctaaatgctagcttttaaaaaaattattatcagaGTGGAAGTACAGTATGGTGGTAagaggacttggagtcagaaaacctgagttcaaattcgagtttacaaactagctgtatgacctcacTGAGCCGGTCTACTCTtcctccacaatctggttccTACCTACCTTTCTAGACACTTTACATtattgcctccctccctctcacactCAAATTCAGCATTTTATCACCCAGAACCTCTGTTTGCACAAAGAAACATGGCTGAAATCCACTCCCTCTTATACTAATGTCTCTTAGAATCTTCAGCTTCCCTCAAGGCTTAGTGACAACTtctactcaaagcctttcccGTATCACTCATGGCTCAaccatcttcctcttctctccacaccTCAGGACTCTGGGCTCATGGGAATCAGGTTCAATTTTTCAGGCTGACCCCAGAGTGGTCAGTTTCTCTCTTTGGCTTTCGCCCCCATCTGGGGTTAATCCAGGATCATCTCCAAAGCAAAGATTAAGTATGGCTTGTACCTAGATTTCCCCAAATGTGGTCAACAAGGTTCCTACTCCTGTATAGATACTCAATTTACGATATGCCCATTAGATATGGGACAGCCTTTATTTCACttaccccacacaaaaaaaatgtccAAGATATACAGGACTCACCGGAGCCCacaaacaaatacagaaatataaaGCAACTAAATAGGCCATTAGGCTCCCCTTTCCCCCAGAAGGGAAAGTTGCCTTCAGAAACTGCTAAACAAATTCTATTTTCCTCAGACCTAGACCATCCAAACAACTCATGGTAATAGTAAGGTTGGCAAGTCTGGATCTCTTGCCCCAGTATGATGTGGCCTTAGTCGTTCAGTTGCAGAGTAGTACAATTTTCCTTCTTCAAATTACATGATgttgagaaaatatttttcctttgagaGGGTGGGCCTGACTCTAATATTCTCAGTCTCTTGGGAACTCTAGAATTCAGGAGCTCTCAGACTCAGGATTGATTGCCCATGAGGTAACTCAAGACTGGACACATCTATTCTAAGGATCAGTAGTCTCTGACCTGTGTTTGGAGGAGGAAACAAAAGGCAGAAGGTGGCATCCAGGAAATGGAAGTCCAAGTCATATGCTTCTCCTgaaaaaattcccattttcttctccttaagATTGGGGAGGGGTGGTGAAAAGATATCCCCAGTTTTTCTACACTCTGGTCTTAAAGTCTAAAGGGGAGAAAAGTGAGAGAAAACAAAGGGGGTCAGCTGGTTTACCTTACTTTTATAGACCACAGGAAAATGGTGGCTCTTCCAAGAGTTTGTTTTCCCTGACTCTCAGTCACCAGCCATCTTGGAGACAGCCCTAGTTACTGGTGATGTCAGAATTGCTCCTTGTGTCCCCTCAAGGAACAAGAGAGTGTGTGCGCCTCAATGGAAGGTGCCCTTCTAACAAAGGTCCATGCCCTATAATTTCATGACTGAGGGACTCCCTGATACTCCATTATACCTAACTTTCTGTTaatgctctttcccttctcaaattattttgtaattccTTAGCTGTTTACATGCTACATCCCAATCCCAGCCCCCAAGTGATACataaactcctttagggcagggatggtttgtctttcttttcctatcaCCCAGCATAATGTTTTACACATAGTAGAAGCAAGGtttgttaaactgaattgaattcacTCCTTTGTttatttcctcagttgtaaaatggtgataatacttttttccccttttcatttgtttgtttttttgcagggcaatgagggttaagtgacttgcccaaggtcatacagttagtaggtgtcaagtgtcagaggccacatctgaactcaggtcctcctgaatccagagctggtgctttatccactgagccactgttgtttttctttttttcttctttttttgctattttgaATTTGACAAACATCAAAAATGAGAATTTCCATATGTGCAGAACAGAAACATGATTGCTAAACCTCCTTGCATTTTTCAAGTACAATAAATTCAATATACTAATTTCAAAGTGCTATGCTTCTCTGGATCTCCTTCTGAACCTCCATTTATTCTCTCctatagtttatttatttatttattttttggcaggggaatgagggttaagtgacttgctagtcacacagctagtaagtgtcaagtatttgaggccatatttgaattcaggtcctcctgaatctagggccagtgctttatctaccgttccacctagctgccccccctatagttttataaaatgctaaaatgagataataatactttctaCTACCTGTTTCACCTGACTGTTATGAgggaaataaatgcttcttaaacaTGCATGTGCTATAGAAATGAGTTCTCAACATTATTGTTAACACACTTGCTCACAGAAACCTTTCTCTTCAAGACTTCACATCTCTTACCACCCTAATACAGTGCTGCCTGcacctttcttcttcctgttccttCCAGGCCacctcacctcttcctcttccttgctCCCGAGGCCACTTCCATGACCTCTGCCTATCTATCGAAGTCAACAACAGGGGTGATCTTCAGATTCACCATCATCCAAAATTGCTCCAGCTTCAAGACACTGAATTCCAAAATCCCTCTTTCCAATCACAGTTTGCTGTAGTTTCTCAGCTTCATGCCTCcacctacttttttttccttttcctcaacCTCCCTGGTCCCTTGATTCCTCCCAGTTCTCCTAGgccatttccctttttctggcctctttttttttttctttgcagggcaatgagggttaagtgacttgcccagggtcacacagctagtaagtgtcaagtgtctgagactggctttgaacttgggtcctactgaatccagggccagtactttatccactgtgccacctagctgcccctttccggCCTCTTTTAACTGAGAAGGCTGAACTTATCCGTAGTGAGCTCCCCCCTCATCAATGACCTCAAAGGCTTCTCCAGACTGGGATCATTCCTCTTCAACACTTCAAATCTTCTCCACATCTTAAAAGCATTCTTTTCTTCCAGTGCTTCAGGATCCTTGGCAAGGCCAACTCCTCCACCAGTACCCTTCGCATTCAATCTCATCCTGTATCTTTTGGGAGCTTGCCCTTATTGATACTCCACCTCAACTACAATCTTGTACCGTCTACTGGTATTGTCttctcctagtcacccaggttcaaaacctcAGTTATATTTGATTTTTCCAAGTCCTGAAGATCTTATCCATCCTTTTCCCCAAGTCTCACTGCTACTACTTTTCTCCTAGTGAAATAGCCTATTTCAACAGCATCCTAATTGGTCTTTCCTCTCAAATTCATCCTCTACAaaattgccaaaataatcttccaattAGTGCCCACTGTTCCctctgctcaaaaaccttaagTGGCTCTTTATTTCCACTAGGGTAAAATATAAAACCCTTAGCTTGGAATTAGGCCTCCATAAATTTGGCTCTAAAATACCTTTCCAGTTTCATTTCACATTACACCCTTCCATAAATTCTTCATGCCAGCCACACTGGTTTAACCATTTTCACTTCCCTAAGGCCTGGGTAGTCACACACATTTGAATCCTTCCATGCTTGGGCACTCAAGGATATCACAACTTTAGTTCTCAGAAAATCGTAGATAGAATTTGGGGCCAAGGTCAGGTTGAGTTGGGGAAGACTCATATAAAGACAGAGACAAGGTAATGAATAAGTGGGAAATCAGTTTTTTCAGAAGGGGGTGTACAGGGCAGTGCACTATAGGAAACTGGTCTGTCTAGGACTAGCAGTTTCCAAACCAGATGTAACCTACCTGTTGGAGGGAAGACGGAGATGTCCCAAGAAATCCCAAGATACTGGGTTCCAGGCAGGCAGTGGCACTTGAAGACCTCAAAGACCAGGAGCAAAGTACCTTGTTTGAGGAACATCCTCTGGTTGTGCCTTATGCTGTGCCATTTTGGAATGAGGCTGGTGAACTAAAGCCAAGTTTAAGTACTGTTTGGTTCTGGATTTCCAGTCACCAGGTATTTAACCTTGACCAGTGAGCGGTATCTTTGTAACCTCATCTCCTCTACCTGTGCTCACCAGGGTTGCAACAAACTTTTGTTGTTGTgaaattcagttgtttcagtcatgtaggACTCTTTGCaaaccatttggagttttcttggcaaagatactaaagcagTTTGCCGTtttctgctccagctcattttccagataaggataattgaggcaaatagggttaagtgatgtgcccaggggcACAgggcttgtaaatgtctgaggccatatttgaactcaggaggatgagtcttcctgactccgggcctggagtctatccactgagtcacctagaaGCCCTAGCACTTTTTGTTAGCAAagttcattttttgtttccttttatgagCCTCATAACAGTCCTTATATACAAGAATTTTATTACACCTGtctttcaggtgaagaaactgagacataagTTATAAATCACTTCCATGACTCATTAGAGTAAGAAACATTACAATATGTTGTCATTATGAAATGCTAAATAAGAACTACTcatatttatgtaatacttttaagatttactaagtgctttctttttttttttcttcagggcaatggggattaagtgacttggccagggtcacacagctagttaagtgtcaagtgtctgaggctgtatttgaactcaggtcctcctgactccagggccagtactttatccactgtgccacctagctgcccccgtactaAGTGCTTTCTTGACAATAACTGTGTAAGGGAGGTAGTGAAagcattatcattcccattttataaaaaagGCAATGAAAGGTTAGGGAGGTTGAGAGATTCATTCACAGCAACAAAAATAGGAAACATGGAAGCTAGAACACAAATTCGTggcttctgattccaagtcctgtgcCGTCCTCTCTTCATGATACCATGTTGCCTCTgacatataaatgtcagctattattattattaccacattGCACTGGCTTGACCTCCAGGGAATCTGCCTGGCATGCTTCAGAGTCAGGCCTATCTACAATGTTCGGAGTGTTTTGCCTTCTGTGTGAATTCTCTTTGAGTGTTGAAATACCAGATTAAAAGTTCTGCTCTGACATGACCATTTCCACATTAACACCAAGTGTGTGCCTTCCCTTCCAGCAAACCAATGAACTTTATTTTCCCCTTAAGAAACCATTTAATATAGATTAGAACAACAGAAGGGCCTCAGAAtcatagaacaaagaatgttagaggtagaaggagccttagaatcataaaatcacagaataaaTAGCACTGTAAGGGACTTAAGacaccaatcccctcattttctgataaggaaactgagatccaaggaGGATAAGGGTTTTCCCTGAGGTCACATGATAAGATAGCATAGCTAGGAGCAGGAcccctattcccctccccccatccagtCCAGTGTTCTCTCTACCTTTCCATGTTCCTCTGtcttaaaaattcttttcagtCAATGTATTCCTTCCATAGTGAGGAAAAGTTTGGAAGTCTATTCCCAAGGATGCACCAAAGGTTAATGCAGTACACTGGGAGGGTATCCACCACATAACTGAAACATCTGACACATACAGTTTTGAAAAAGTCTAGTTTATTGCACTCTCAAAGCACAAGCAAAAGTTAAAACCCAAATAAAACTTCTATTCAGAGCAATGAAGCTAGAGGACTTTCATAATTATTAACCAGACTCGATTTGAATTGCACTAAAAGTTCCATGACATAAAGGGCTTCTGTATCCATTACGAACCAAGCAAGGCACAGTGTATATGTAATACAGAACTTGCACCTGGGCTGGGGctataatacaaatattatataaaagtgtccacattaaagaatcttttagaccagtggtgtcaaaatcaaatagaaatggatccctgtggggctgtatattgacttagaaaaaccacaaattaacattatgttttactgtattttgatttattttgttaaacatttcccaatcacattgAAATCCGGTTCTGGAAGCACTGGGGAGTGTTGggccatgtgtttgacacctctggtttaGATTCTTCCTCAACTGTTAACCTAAAACTCTTTTCTCCCTAACTGGGTCCTTCTAGTGTGCCTTGGGGTTGTATCTCTTTAAGTCAAGGGCATGACTCCCATATATCCTGACATACTTACATGAAGTAGGTGTTGAGGGACTGGGCTGAAGACCAggccccaaaccaaaaccaacaaaaagccTCTCACTTGGTTGGAACTGCTGTTTTCTGCTCCTCTCCaaaggtggagggagagggaagagtagaCTCTGGCTCTACATGGGACACAGGGCTATTTTAAAGTTTGGCTGGTGTGGGCAGATGCCAGAGAGCAGCTCCCAAGGATTCCTGCTTAA is drawn from Dromiciops gliroides isolate mDroGli1 chromosome 2, mDroGli1.pri, whole genome shotgun sequence and contains these coding sequences:
- the ANKRD9 gene encoding ankyrin repeat domain-containing protein 9; its protein translation is MPWDVKRQGGGLDRPSQSRAQKQCKKSSFAFYQAVRDLLPVWFLEDMRATEAFHWEEGGRASTYSPSEALLYALVHDHQPYAHYLLAKFPRGALAVPSRNFSCCQSSSPHLALAVRYNRVHILRGILRTIRDFPDEERAHYLDRRGCSRVEEGKTSLHVACELARPECLFLLLGHGASPGLCDGAGNTPLDLLLRRVGQDATATATAPTAGDPLALLDLLFLYMPPGSASPMQRELLGDRVRWQRLLGEDKFQWLAGLAPPSLFARAMQALVRSISPQRFPEALDELPLPPFLQPLDLKLKS